In Coleofasciculus sp. FACHB-T130, the following proteins share a genomic window:
- a CDS encoding pentapeptide repeat-containing protein, which yields MEVSHLLKLYEDGQRDFAGIDLNGSDLRGVTLIGVNLTGANLRGANLSRAFLTKSDLTGACLNWADLSFIKLSEGKLVEADLTKANLSGAFLVKSKLPGAKLSGANLSSANLRVANLWGANLCGANMQRINLREANLSGVNLSWANLCEARLTGAKLYGASLNGVNFRRAFLKGLDLGGVDLEGANLNDARLSGANLEGANLSAVDLSQATLRRANLKGADLRGANLAKASLEGADLSWTILSRANLSEADLSEAKLVGTNLEDAQMNGAVLPSEHQNSYSEATVSGSVTPFEQPVRAMVG from the coding sequence ATGGAAGTAAGCCATTTACTTAAGCTTTATGAAGACGGACAAAGAGACTTTGCCGGGATCGATCTTAACGGAAGTGACTTGAGGGGAGTGACGCTCATTGGGGTCAATCTCACGGGCGCTAACCTGAGAGGAGCTAATCTGAGTCGAGCTTTCCTAACAAAGTCAGACTTAACGGGTGCTTGTCTAAACTGGGCCGATCTAAGTTTTATCAAACTGAGTGAAGGCAAACTGGTAGAAGCAGACTTGACGAAAGCGAACCTCAGTGGAGCGTTTCTAGTGAAGTCAAAATTGCCTGGAGCCAAACTGAGCGGTGCAAATCTCAGCAGTGCTAATCTTCGAGTAGCTAACCTTTGGGGTGCTAATCTCTGTGGAGCAAATATGCAAAGGATTAATCTGCGGGAAGCAAATCTCAGTGGCGTTAACCTTAGTTGGGCTAATTTGTGCGAAGCGAGACTCACAGGCGCGAAATTGTATGGCGCTTCCTTAAATGGTGTTAACTTCAGAAGAGCTTTTTTAAAAGGATTAGACCTGGGCGGAGTCGATTTAGAGGGAGCCAACCTTAATGATGCCAGACTGAGTGGCGCTAACCTGGAAGGCGCTAACCTAAGCGCAGTAGATCTCAGCCAAGCGACACTGCGTAGGGCCAATCTGAAAGGAGCAGATCTGCGGGGAGCAAACCTGGCAAAGGCGTCTTTGGAAGGGGCAGACTTAAGCTGGACGATTCTGAGTAGAGCAAACTTGAGTGAAGCCGATTTGAGTGAGGCAAAGCTGGTAGGAACTAACTTGGAAGATGCTCAAATGAATGGCGCTGTGCTGCCATCAGAACACCAAAACTCATACTCAGAAGCAACTGTTAGTGGTAGTGTGACACCTTTTGAACAACCAGTTAGAGCAATGGTTGGGTAG
- the cutA gene encoding divalent-cation tolerance protein CutA gives MDRDSGTTRYAVVFVTASSRQEAEAIAQNLVASQLAACVNLMPVHSVYTWQGKVNSEEEWQLIIKTDLAHFPALEAKIRELHSYEVPEIIALPILAGSPPYLQWISDNVRNYL, from the coding sequence ATGGATCGCGATTCTGGTACAACTCGTTACGCTGTAGTGTTCGTAACGGCGTCTTCGCGACAAGAGGCAGAAGCGATCGCGCAAAATTTAGTTGCATCCCAGCTAGCGGCTTGCGTTAACTTAATGCCAGTGCATTCTGTCTATACTTGGCAAGGTAAGGTTAACTCAGAAGAGGAATGGCAGCTAATCATTAAAACAGATTTAGCGCACTTCCCCGCCCTCGAAGCCAAGATTCGAGAGTTGCACTCTTATGAAGTACCAGAAATTATTGCTTTGCCAATCTTAGCTGGCTCTCCACCCTACCTTCAGTGGATTTCAGATAATGTGAGAAATTACCTGTAG